A window of Juglans regia cultivar Chandler chromosome 7, Walnut 2.0, whole genome shotgun sequence contains these coding sequences:
- the LOC108991751 gene encoding uncharacterized protein LOC108991751 — protein sequence MPTSIHISALDGIVNVNSLFTLAVFIGLAWNPTDPNNNLISEPSCNPGPSVAEDLVAFHVYSFSSFLFSSLIALGLKQAIRISKSPAYHPPVEFLAHINRSVLRVGMLVSGIGSVFGCVFLMLALVNVVQIKLGTLACGSTQSYAAVVPLVILVPVGLLLYVCMVLYAFTR from the coding sequence ATGCCCACCAGCATCCACATCAGCGCCCTAGACGGCATCGTAAACGTGAACTCCCTCTTCACCTTAGCCGTCTTCATCGGCCTGGCCTGGAACCCCACCGACCCCAACAACAACCTCATCTCGGAACCCTCCTGCAACCCTGGCCCTTCGGTCGCCGAGGACCTCGTTGCCTTCCACGTCTACTCCTTCAGCTCGTTTCTCTTCTCCAGTCTCATCGCCCTGGGTCTCAAGCAGGCCATCCGGATCAGCAAGAGCCCCGCCTACCACCCGCCAGTAGAGTTCCTCGCCCACATCAATCGGTCTGTCCTTCGTGTCGGGATGCTGGTGTCGGGTATCGGCTCAGTTTTCGGTTGTGTGTTCTTGATGCTGGCTCTGGTCAACGTGGTCCAGATCAAGCTTGGGACTTTGGCTTGTGGAAGCACACAAAGCTACGCGGCTGTGGTCCCGCTCGTGATTTTGGTTCCCGTTGGGCTTCTCCTGTATGTTTGTATGGTTTTGTACGCTTTTACTCGCTAG
- the LOC108991771 gene encoding rop guanine nucleotide exchange factor 5, with amino-acid sequence METLVKKSGNFQKIKDGSGSFGDNGVRAESHTDSSTESRESSGSSRSSSETTSGEVKAKGRSSSPPPLGWPIRKAQVSKSSVSDIGQSEQKQPHLADSTFEKTVSQNSAMDMMKERFSKLLLGEDMSGSGKGVCTALAISNAITNLCATIFGQLWRLEPLLTEKKTMWRREMEWLLCVSDHIVELIPTWQTFPDGSKLEVMTCRPRSDIFINLPALRKLDNMLLEILDSFVNTEFWYVDQGIVAPDADGSASFRKTIQRQEEKWWLPVPRVAPSGLSENSRKLLHHTRECASQILKAAMAINSIALAEMEVPESYLEALPKNGRACLGDVIYRYITSDHFSAECLLDYLDLSSEHVALEIANRVEASVYVWRRRAHARLPPNPNRSTAKSSWEMVKDLMLDGDKRELLAEKAESLLLCLKQRFPGLTQTTLDTSKIQCNKDVGKSIIESYSRVLESLAFNIVARIDDLLYVDDLTKHSDRLSSAPTVSVISHKTVSIPYSVPDSSTPYKTTFSTPSFSPAPLISPARGERTPFLFNRHSKPPRRGFGVKRVLTNYLGVDSKARISGNPTEVLASTPKLSSSEGLECHKELTAHQNGTKLSQTR; translated from the exons ATGGAAACTTTGGTAAAGAAGAGCGGaaattttcaaaagataaaagatgGGTCTGGGTCTTTTGGTGATAATGGGGTTCGAGCTGAGTCGCACACCGATTCGAGCACCGAGTCTAGGGAGAGCAGCGGTTCTTCAAGATCGAGCAGCGAGACTACGAGTGGGGAAGTGAAAGCAAAAGGCCGGTCTTCGTCGCCGCCTCCGTTGGGTTGGCCTATTCGTAAGGCTCAAGTAAGCAAAAGTTCGGTTTCTGATATTGGTCAAAGTGAACAGAAACAACCCCATTTGGCCGATTCGACATTTGAGAAAACGGTCTCCCAAAACTCAG CGATGGATATGATGAAggaaagattttcaaaattgttgCTTGGTGAAGATATGTCAGGGTCTGGGAAAGGGGTCTGTACAGCATTAGCTATCTCAAATGCCATTACCAACCTCTGtg CTACCATTTTTGGGCAACTATGGAGATTAGAACCGTTGCTTACTGAGAAGAAAACAATGTGGAGAAGAGAGATGGAATGGCTACTTTGCGTCAGTGATCACATTGTCGAATTGATACCCACTTGGCAAACATTTCCTGATGGAAGTAAGCTTGAG GTCATGACTTGCAGGCCGAGGTCGGATATTTTCATCAATCTCCCAGCTCTGCGTAAACTAGACAACATGCTTCTT GAAATATTAGATAGCTTCGTCAATACGGAGTTTTGGTATGTTGATCAAGGTATTGTAGCTCCAGATGCTGATGGGTCCGCCTCCTTTCGCAAAACAATTCAGAGGCAAGAAGAGAAGTGGTGGCTACCTGTACCCCGCGTTGCTCCTAGCGGCCTCAgtgaaaattcaagaaaactGTTGCATCACACACGTGAATGTGCAAGTCAGATATTAAAAGCTGCAATGGCCATAAACAGTATAGCTTTAGCAGAAATGGAAGTTCCTGAGTCATACTTGGAAGCTCTTCCAAAG AATGGGAGAGCGTGTCTAGGGGATGTTATTTACCGTTACATCACATCAGATCACTTCTCTGCAGAGTGCCTGCTCGATTACCTTGATTTATCCTCGGAACATGTTGCTCTCGAGATTGCCAACCGTGTTGAAGCTTCCGTATATGTATGGCGTAGGAGAGCTCACGCCAGACTCCCACCTAATCCTAATCGCTCCACTGCAAAGTCGTCGTGGGAAATGGTCAAGGACCTAATGCTTGATGGGGATAAGAGGGAGCTGCTTGCAGAAAAAGCCGAGAGTCTCCTGCTTTGCTTGAAGCAACGGTTCCCTGGTCTGACACAAACTACTCTCGATACTAGCAAGATCCAATGCAATAAG GATGTTGGAAAATCCATTATTGAGAGCTATTCAAGAGTCTTGGAGAGCTTGGCATTCAACATTGTGGCTCGTATTGATGATTTACTATATGTGGATGACTTGACCAAACATTCAGACCGACTGTCATCAGCTCCCACAGTTAGTGTGATTTCACACAAGACAGTTTCAATCCCATACTCGGTGCCTGACTCAAGCACTCCatacaaaacaactttttccactCCAAGCTTTTCACCTGCACCGTTAATTAGCCCTGCCAGGGGAGAGAGAACTCCTTTTCTCTTCAACCGCCATAGCAAGCCTCCCCGCCGTGGATTTGGGGTAAAAAGAGTCTTGACGAACTATCTTGGTGTTGACTCAAAGGCAAGGATTAGTGGCAATCCAACTGAAGTTTTAGCTTCAACGCCAAAGCTAAGTAGCTCAGAAGGTTTGGAATGTCATAAAGAATTAACAGCCCACCAAAACGGGACCAAATTGAGCCAGACTCGCTGA
- the LOC108991780 gene encoding uncharacterized protein LOC108991780: MENKKQAGASSSSMTLDHLFGPKNLSSPSSGLFGSIFPPPSTVLGRDSSRNQGGSGKYGTPDIITQNSKAGESVGSSSREKGSNYQNETVEPCYFSSSIYYGGQENYSPRTRSTESPHMFKDKKDGGDDDSNGSNPNSASRGNWWQGSLYY; the protein is encoded by the exons ATGGAGAACAAGAAGCAAGCAGGTGCCTCGTCTTCATCCATGACTTTAGATCATCTTTTTGGTCCCAAGAACCTTTCTTCACCCTCGTCTGGATTATTTGGATCCATTTTTCCACCCCCATCAACG GTGCTAGGGAGGGACTCCTCTCGCAACCAAGGTGGCAGTGGCAAATATGGAACTCCGG ATATTATTACTCAGAACAGCAAGGCCGGTGAAAGCGTTGGTTCAAGTTCTAGAGAAAAGGGATCCAATTATCAGAATGAAACAGTGGAACCTTGCTATTTTAGCTCATCGATCTACTATGGTGGTCAAGAAAACTATTCTCCAAGAACCCGCTCCACCGAATCCCCCCATATG TTCAAAGACAAGAAGGATGGGGGGGACGATGACTCCAATGGAAGCAATCCAAACAGCGCTTCTAGAGGGAACTGGTGGCAGG GTTCCCTCTATTACTAA